Genomic DNA from Oncorhynchus mykiss isolate Arlee chromosome 2, USDA_OmykA_1.1, whole genome shotgun sequence:
agaacagcctGAGGTAAGGAATGGAGCACAAGCTTGATTTTTTTTTGACTTTCTCAGGTCATCAATAGCCTATATTCCATACATGCAGCcaatatatgttttgatttctaagacattctaaggtttgtaccATTCACAGCTAAAGTTGCCAAGTAACTCTAAATCTAATgaataggacctgtttcaaatgttcacttttacactcaacatagccacttcatatgcacaCTCACTCtggaatgggaaaaatatcctttctattttattcagttaAATTCTATTCTTCTAACTATTAAATCATATATACAATAATGGTATGGGACTTCTAAGCATATCTTGTCAgttaaatgaacaagcctacagcctatggcatggagcATAGCCACATAACATACAGTAGAGCAACTCAGATTCTGTTCTTCTGGAATACTTTTTACTCAGATCATAGTGTTTTTttactaaaataaataatggatttattgtgatggtgtaaaatcaattgatttattagactttttaaatttGGATGTTCCGAAGACACACATCAACTTGTTTATGTTAATGAACTGTCAactaccgtgagaccggcagtcttttgcatgacaataaccgtcTGACAACATTTCATTACCGCCACAGCACTAGGCAAGACAaactatttaagtgcctttgaacggggtatgataaTAGGTGTCCGGCGCATTGGTTCGTGtaaagaactgcaaagctgctgggtttttcacgctcaacagtttcccgtgtgtatcaagaatggtccaccactcaaaggacatccagccgttTTGATACGTATACTGCATCTCTACCTGAATATACGATCTAAGTGATTGATCATTGgtgttcagcagtcataaaagtttgccttatttactttaaagaactactaaaatagtgattttgtcagacagcataggcagcagctctatacaGATGAAATGATGaattggaatgaaataataaagtcatcaaatataaCAAATGTAAcatacacaacaactgaaatatgttATTAAAGTAAAGTACTGTGAATCCATGATGGTTAATAAGGGACCAgaagtaatgggcagtcactaccatcatgggacttttattcattgttttattctgtgttacagcattcaacccacatactACATTTAATGTTAAAACATTTTAccgtgatttaaaaaataatgatgAAACCGAactgacctcaaaaagcactaatcgcgcagcactattttatttcacctttatttaaccaggtaggcaagttgagaacaagttctcatttacaactgcgacctggccaagataaagcaaagcagttcaacacaaacaacaacacagagttacacatggaataaacaaacatacagtcaatactaCAGTAGAAacataagtctatatacgatatgagcaaatgaggtgagactGCGTCGGCAGTAAAACCGGTCCgaataggtgattgtagcccaggagtggctgatggaactctttagctggctagctccagaataattgatgtttgctccgggaccGACGTTGGCAAtagtcactcggatagcagctagctagctgcaagatccaggtgtaaatgtccagagcttgcggtagaaatcttgggatatggagagaaaataggtctggtatgctctggtctgagtcgcgttgtacaaaactgtcttttcgagctaaaggatagctgatgaccaccaaccatggttagctgaatactaacgttagccagtaaactgACACTAGCTTCTGgatagcttctggctagcttctggctagcttctggctagcttctattgtggatttcagatttggggtgaataatactttttttttttacttggtgaggtgggttgcaggacagtgttttgaagttgagattttttgagaaaaaatatatataaagatatgcaaagaaaatatataaatatatatatacacgggacacgacaagacgaggacaaagagGACTTCACTCCCAGGACCCTGAGTTTCTCCTGATCCACCTATACTGACCAGAAAAATCTCCAAGCATTCGTTGTTAAAGAACACACATCACAAAGTATCACAACGCATCACAttgtcatgtaaaaaaaaaaaaaaaaaaaaatagacacCCGTccctcagtggaggctgctgaggggagaacggctcataataataatggctggaacaagCTTATGAAATGGCATCAGACATATGggaaccaacctcctgtgctgtccctacctccctcatCTATACTCCTCCTGTGGTCCGGCTGCAATTCCCCTCCTGGTCAGCGGGGTGTAGCGATGAGCTGGTAGTGACGCGGCACGTTAGTGAAACTGCTGAACTCTGGGCTGAGGTCAATGCTGTCAGGTCCTCCAGGGCAGGAGAAGGAGAAATGTTGCAGCAGAGACACCAGGAACAGAAAGATTTCCATACGAGCCAGAGACTCTCCCACACAGGCACGCTTACCTGCAGAGAAAGCCAAGAAGGCGGGGTTCTTCTGAAAGTTTCCGTTCTGATCAAGGAAGTGATTGGGATTGAAGGTTGTGGGCGTGGCCCAGTGGTCCTGGTCTCTCAGAACAGAGTGCAGCATCGGAAGGATCACGGTGCCCTGAGGGATAGTGTACCCTCTGAATGAGATATTCTTGGTGGCATAGTGCGGGAGGTTCAATGGGGCGATGTCCAGGAAGCGCTGCACCTCGTGGATGACGGCTTCTGTGAAGGGGAGGGACTTCCTGTCCTCCATCTGAGGGACGCGCTGTCGGCCAATCACTGTGTCGATCTCCTGCTGAACGTGCTCCTGAATGTTGGGGTATTTGAGGAGCAGCATGAAGGCATATCTGAGAGTGGTGCTGGTGGTCTCTGTTCCTGCAAGGAAGAGGTCCAACACTGTGGACACCAGGTTCTCGTAATGGAACTCAGAGGAGGACACATCCTTCTCCTGGTTGAGTCTGGTGAGGAAGCAGTCTGTGAAGTCTCTAGGGTTGCCTGGGTCAATGGTCTCCTGGTGCTCGTGGATCTTTTTCATCACAAAGCCTCTCAACTCGTCCATCTGGCCGAACACAACTTGCTGCCGACCAGGCAGGTGTTCCATCAGCCAGGGGAAGATGTTGTACAGCTGTCCACAGGGGCTGCTTCCAAAGCGCAGTACAGCTGAGATGATGTTGAGCAAGTGCAAGAAGTTGTCATCGTCATAGCCGAAGCGCTGGCCAAACACCAGGGAGCAGATGACGTTGGACACGGTGCGACTCAGGAATGGATGAGGATCGAAGGGCACGGCTTTAGTGGCGTCCAGACTGTCTATG
This window encodes:
- the LOC110507310 gene encoding cytochrome P450 2F3 isoform X1, yielding MVSFRAAGYIPSKDFQAGTMEMCSSVVLGGLVLLLLLWLFRLRRQRHVHLPPGPCALPLLGNLLQIDKQAPFKTLTKWSGVYGPVMTVYLGPQRAVVLVGYGAVKEALVDQAEDFTGRAPVPFLVLVTRGYGLAISNGERWRQLRRFTLTTLRDFGMGRKRMEEWVQEESQHLIDSLDATKAVPFDPHPFLSRTVSNVICSLVFGQRFGYDDDNFLHLLNIISAVLRFGSSPCGQLYNIFPWLMEHLPGRQQVVFGQMDELRGFVMKKIHEHQETIDPGNPRDFTDCFLTRLNQEKDVSSSEFHYENLVSTVLDLFLAGTETTSTTLRYAFMLLLKYPNIQEHVQQEIDTVIGRQRVPQMEDRKSLPFTEAVIHEVQRFLDIAPLNLPHYATKNISFRGYTIPQGTVILPMLHSVLRDQDHWATPTTFNPNHFLDQNGNFQKNPAFLAFSAGKRACVGESLARMEIFLFLVSLLQHFSFSCPGGPDSIDLSPEFSSFTNVPRHYQLIATPR
- the LOC110507310 gene encoding cytochrome P450 2F3 isoform X2, translated to MEMCSSVVLGGLVLLLLLWLFRLRRQRHVHLPPGPCALPLLGNLLQIDKQAPFKTLTKWSGVYGPVMTVYLGPQRAVVLVGYGAVKEALVDQAEDFTGRAPVPFLVLVTRGYGLAISNGERWRQLRRFTLTTLRDFGMGRKRMEEWVQEESQHLIDSLDATKAVPFDPHPFLSRTVSNVICSLVFGQRFGYDDDNFLHLLNIISAVLRFGSSPCGQLYNIFPWLMEHLPGRQQVVFGQMDELRGFVMKKIHEHQETIDPGNPRDFTDCFLTRLNQEKDVSSSEFHYENLVSTVLDLFLAGTETTSTTLRYAFMLLLKYPNIQEHVQQEIDTVIGRQRVPQMEDRKSLPFTEAVIHEVQRFLDIAPLNLPHYATKNISFRGYTIPQGTVILPMLHSVLRDQDHWATPTTFNPNHFLDQNGNFQKNPAFLAFSAGKRACVGESLARMEIFLFLVSLLQHFSFSCPGGPDSIDLSPEFSSFTNVPRHYQLIATPR